The Nevskiales bacterium region ATACTGTGCGGGTTCGGGGAGAACTCACATGGCTCGTCTTTCCATACTTGCTGTCTTCATGGTCATCCTGGCCGGCTGCGGCGGCTCAGGTGCCGGCGCCGGCGGGAGCAGCCAGGCCGCGCAGTTCGTGGCCTTCGGCGATGCCGGCACCGGCTCGGAACGGCAGATCGCCGTCGGCAAGGCCATGGCCGAAGTCTGCGCCGCGCGCGGCTGCGACTTTGCGCTGGAGCTGGGCGACAACTTCTATGCCTCGGGCGTGACCAGCGTGGACGACGCGCAGTTCCAGCAGAAATTCGAGATCCCCTACGAGCAGCTCAAGCTGCCGATCTACGTCACGCTCGGCAACCATGACAACAGCCGTGGGCCGGGCGAGGGCTCGGACAACGCGCGCGGCGAATACCAGGTGGAATACCACTACCTTGCCGGGCGCGCGTCGGACAAATGGCGCATGCCGTCGCGCTACTATAGCTTCACCTGGCCGGCCTCCGGCACGCCGCTGGTGGAGTTCTTCAGCCTGGATTCGAACCCGCTGACCGCGATCGTTGCAGACCCCGACCCGCAGTGGAACCCGCTCGCCTATGGCGCCGAGCAAACCGAGTGGCTCAGCGACGGGCTGCAGAAATCCAGGGCGCGCTGGAAGGTCGCCTTCGCGCATCATCCCTACCTGTCCAACGGCCTGCATGGCAATGCCGGAAACTACGACGGCGTACCCGAGGCGCTGCCCGTGACCACCAACGGCAGCCCCTACAAGGCCATGCTGAATGCCACGCTGTGCCAGCACGCCGACCTGATGATCGCCGGGCATGACCATGACCTGCAGTGGCTCAAGCCGGTGGAGCGCTGCCCCAGGGTGCAGCATTTCGTGTCCGGCGCGGCCGAGGGCCCGCGCCCCTTCGGGGATGCCAACCGCAACGCTGCCTACTGGCAGCAGGACAACACGCTGGGCTTCTTCTGGTTCCGGATCGAGAACGACCGCTTCACCGCAGCCGCCTACGCACTGGATGCGAACATGCAGCTGCCGAAGGATGCGCAGGGCCGGCCGGTGCCGGTTTTCGAGCAGACGCTACCGAAACCGCGCTAGTCGGACGGCTGCTCGCGCAGCAGAAAGTACAACCCGGCATAGACCTTCGGGTCCACCTTGCCGCCGCCGGCCTGCCAGCGGTCCAGCCAGTCGTCCACCTCGCGCAACGGGATGGCGTGTACGGTGATGTTCTCGCCACCCTCGCCGCCGCCCGGTCCCAGCTTCTGCAGCCCGTGCGCCCGGAACCAGGTGATGGTTTCCGAGGCGATGCCGGGCGACGGCGGGCCGGCAAAAATCTGCACGAAGCGTTCCGCAGCATAGCCAGTCTCTTCCAGCAGCTCGCGGCGCGCGGTCTCCTCCAGGGCCTCATCGGCCGTGGCGGTGCTGTCGCCGACCAGCCCCGCGGGCCATTCGATCACGTGGCCGCCGGCGGGGATGCGCGG contains the following coding sequences:
- a CDS encoding metallophosphoesterase; translated protein: MARLSILAVFMVILAGCGGSGAGAGGSSQAAQFVAFGDAGTGSERQIAVGKAMAEVCAARGCDFALELGDNFYASGVTSVDDAQFQQKFEIPYEQLKLPIYVTLGNHDNSRGPGEGSDNARGEYQVEYHYLAGRASDKWRMPSRYYSFTWPASGTPLVEFFSLDSNPLTAIVADPDPQWNPLAYGAEQTEWLSDGLQKSRARWKVAFAHHPYLSNGLHGNAGNYDGVPEALPVTTNGSPYKAMLNATLCQHADLMIAGHDHDLQWLKPVERCPRVQHFVSGAAEGPRPFGDANRNAAYWQQDNTLGFFWFRIENDRFTAAAYALDANMQLPKDAQGRPVPVFEQTLPKPR
- a CDS encoding NUDIX hydrolase yields the protein MPAEILYAGKFLKLMRDGRWEYVQRVTRDHAVIIIGLTPEQEVVLIEQPRIPAGGHVIEWPAGLVGDSTATADEALEETARRELLEETGYAAERFVQIFAGPPSPGIASETITWFRAHGLQKLGPGGGEGGENITVHAIPLREVDDWLDRWQAGGGKVDPKVYAGLYFLLREQPSD